The following are encoded together in the Culex pipiens pallens isolate TS chromosome 1, TS_CPP_V2, whole genome shotgun sequence genome:
- the LOC120423592 gene encoding uncharacterized protein LOC120423592 yields the protein MDETRSQPESDNTEKSNARDSLELSQRPICILMITPTAIGKNETSNEVEIGTENDDDDLSNINPAKLEEQPSLEEIINSFHDFKVTLEKSGSNDFHVFSQKLNRIFTSTDKSLTFNMAMNPHTPLLVRIMLVCSNQIFQPLSRCSYHIRGDNTTFRDHVVTHRDSAARYVGTANRIYQRERLAILVPIEEIGQKSISLEFKCLSSCYKIRKIATALVFTLEDENSNSVLGRQIFNVHVSKNYIRDMEVAERNGPHKRNLSKLFQDEAAGPSTGRDALIDLSELKLLLPPEMAGEFLEVNRQFFKAKLYSAQDDAIKNSLKLCLEKVDKVMCNFSNKRKLKDNTDVI from the exons ATGGATGAAACGCGTTCACAACCAGAAAGTGACAACACGGAAAAATCTAATGCTAGA GATTCTCTTGAACTGTCGCAGAGACCAATATGTATTTTAATGATAACGCCAACAGCAATAGGCAAAAACGAAACATCTAAT gaAGTTGAAATCGGTACGGAAAATGACGATGACGACCTCTCGAACATAAACCCAGCAAAGCTAGAAGAACAGCCATCACTGGAAGAAATAATTAATTCGTTTCATGATTTCAAAGTGACATTAGAAAAGTCCGGATCGAATGATTTTCACGTATTTTCACAGAAACTGAACCGAATATTCACCAGCACGGACAAGTCCCTGACCTTCAACATGGCGATGAACCCTCACACGCCCCTCCTCGTCCGAATTATGCTGGTCTGTTCGAACCAAATCTTTCAACCTCTATCCCGATGCTCGTACCACATCAGAGGGGACAACACGACGTTTCGGGACCACGTGGTCACGCACAGGGATTCCGCGGCCAGATACGTCGGCACGGCAAACAGAATCTACCAGCGGGAACGGTTGGCGATTCTCGTTCCGATAGAGGAAATCGGCCAGAAGAGCATTTCCCTGGAGTTTAAGTGTTTGAGTTCGTGTTACAAAATCAGGAAAATAGCGACGGCACTGGTGTTTACACTGGAAGACGAAAATTCCAATAGCGTTTTGGGTCGGCAAATTTTCAACGTCCACGTGTCGAAAAACTACATACGGGACATGGAGGTGGCAGAGAGAAACGGTCCACATAAGCGTAATTTGTCGAAATTATTTCAAGATGAAGCTGCTGGACCGTCGACCGGGAGAGACGCTTTAATTGACTTGAGCGAATTGAAGCTTTTGCTGCCACCAGAGATGGCAGGTGAATTTTTGGAAGTGAACCGGCAATTTTTCAAGGCCAAGTTGTACAGTGCTCAGGATGATGCTATAAAAAATAGTCTAAAACTGTGTTTGGAAAAGGTTGATAAGGTAATGTGCAATTTTAgtaataaaagaaaattgaaggaTAACACTGACGTGATTTGA
- the LOC120423566 gene encoding uncharacterized protein LOC120423566, with translation MAEQERSPLLTQQDPMLASSSSKEDQSLEASHENVHLLESETALLLEEFSEKSVKFKVKLDITGKGDSYEISDALNRIYTSTDRSITFDIVYKPEHGSNPRVRIMLVGSNLLHHPLARCSYHRKGDNTTFKDHVVRHKDASAEYVGTATGMLYPERLAILVPLDQSGLKSISLDFVCLNSCHKIRKLKLALVFTLEDQDDKKNVGRQIFHLQVSKNFKRDMEVAEKGPPLKRPATELPDDTASPNKQSHREQSTSPQPSSSRIPAGRSTEERPDSIAMNLNLPHSAAQEFLQYSRQFFEAKLYRANEQEKHELLPCLDKICKVLDALPDLKSEGKKDEH, from the exons ATGGCTGAACAGGAAAGATCACCATTGTTAACGCAACAGGACCCAATGCTCGCCAGTTCCTCGTCTAAAGAG GACCAGTCCCTGGAAGCGTCGCATGAGAACGTACACTTGCTCGAATCCGAGACAGCTTTATTGCTGGAAGAGTTTTCTGAGAAATCTgttaaatttaaggtaaaattagaTATAACCGGTAAAGGTGACTCCTATGAAATTTCAGACGCACTAAACCGAATATACACGAGTACGGATCGATCGATAACGTTTGACATAGTTTATAAGCCTGAGCATGGTTCCAATCCAAGAGTAAGAATCATGCTTGTCGGGTCGAATCTTTTACACCATCCGTTGGCGCGTTGCTCTTACCATCGCAAAGGAGACAACACGACGTTCAAAGATCACGTGGTTCGTCACAAGGATGCCTCAGCAGAATACGTCGGAACGGCCACCGGAATGCTCTACCCGGAACGTCTGGCCATTCTTGTTCCGCTAGATCAGTCCGGTCTGAAAAGCATTTCCTTAGATTTCGTGTGTCTCAACTCATGCCACAAAATTCGCAAGCTCAAACTAGCTCTGGTGTTCACCTTGGAAGATCAGGACGACAAAAAAAACGTAGGCCGCCAAATATTTCATCTACaagtttcgaaaaatttcaaacgaGACATGGAAGTGGCCGAAAAAGGTCCACCTTTGAAACGTCCTGCGACTGAACTGCCAGACGATACCGCATCTCCGAACAAGCAATCGCATCGAGAGCAATCAACCTCACCTCAACCTTCGTCGTCCAGGATTCCAGCAGGACGTAGCACGGAAGAGCGGCCAGATTCCATCGCGATGAATTTAAATTTGCCACACAGTGCTGCGCAAGAGTTTCTGCAATACTCTAGGCAATttttcgaagcaaaattatatcgaGCAAACGAGCAAGAAAAACACGAACTCCTTCCCTGTCTGGACAAAATCTGTAAGGTTTTAG ATGCCCTTCCAGATTTGAAATCGGAGGGAAAAAAGGATGAGCACTAA